The window CTGTTCGCCGCCCACATTCCCATTACCGGCGTGGCAGGCGATCAGCAGGCGGCCTTGTTCGGCCAGTGCTGCTTTACACCGGGCATGGTCAAGAACACGTACGGCACCGGCTGCTTCATGCTGATGCACACCGGCAGCCAGGCAAAGGTGTCGCGCAACAGACTGCTGACGACGGCAGCGTGGACGCGCGGGCGTGCCGCCACTTTTGCGCTGGAAGGCAGTGTGTTCGTTGGCGGGGCCGTGGTGCAGTGGCTGCGCGATGGCCTCGGGCTTTTCCGGTCTTCCGCGGAAGTCGAGCCGCTCGCCGCGAGCGTTCCCGACAGTGACGGCGTTTATTTTGTCCCGGCGTTCACCGGCCTCGGCGCCCCGCACTGGGATCCCTATGCGCGCGGAACATTACTCGGCCTCACGCGCGGCACGACCCGCGCCCACGTCGCCCGCGCAGCGCTCGAGGGCATCGCATACCAAGTTGCCGACGTGCTTACCGCCATGCAGGCGGACGCAGCCATCCCTGTTACCGAGTTGCGTGTAGACGGCGGAGCCGCCGCCAACAACTTGCTGATGCAGTTTCAAGCCGATCTGCTCGGCGTGCCGGTCGTGCGCCCGCGCCAGCTCGAATCCACGGCGCAGGGCGCCGCTTATCTTGCCGGCCTCGCCGTGGGCTATTGGCAGGACGAAGCGGAAATCCGCGCTCTGTGGAAAGTCGATCGGGTATTCGAACCGTCGATCGATGAAGGCCTCCGCGGGGAGTTGTTGGCCAGTTGGCAGCGAGCGCTGGGGAGGGCGAAGGGGTGGGTCGAGCGATAGCGAGGAAAGGAAAAGCAGGACTGAGTGCTGAGGACTGAGTGCTGAGGACTGAGTAAGAGCAAAGTATAAAGCCATCATGACACGGCGGCTCTTTTCCTCGCCTTTACTCAGTCCTCAGTCCTCAGCACTCAGCCTTGCTTTTGGATCCATCCGCTTCGTCATTGCCCGTAAAATCCGCTAAAATCGCGCACTTTTCTACACATCTACACGGCTTCGCCAATGCCTTTGATCGTCCAGAAATACGGCGGCACATCGGTGGGCTCCACCGAGCGCATCAAGAACGTCGCGAAGCGCGTCGCCAAGTGGAAAACCGCCGGTTACGATGTGGTCGTGGTGGTGTCCGCCATATCCGGCGAAACCAACCGCTTGATCGCGCTCGCCAGGGAAATCCAGCCGCACCCCGATCCGCGCGAACTCGATGTCGTCGCCGCGACCGGCGAGCAGGTCACCGCCGGCCTGCTGGCGATGGCGCTGATGGAACTCGGGCTCAAGGCGCGCAGTTATACCGGCGGCCAGGTGCGCGTGCTGACCGACGACGCCTTCAACAAGGCGCGCATCCTGGAGATCGATGAAAGCAACATCCGCCGCGATCTGAAAGAGGGCCATGTCGCCGTCGTCGCCGGTTTCCAGGGCGTGGATCGCGACGGCAACGTCACGACGCTGGGCCGCGGCGGTTCGGATACTTCGGGCGTGGCGTTCGCAGCGGCGCTGAAGGCCGACGAGTGCCAGATCTACACCGACGTGGATGGCGTCTATACGACCGATCCGCGCATCGTGCCCGAGGCGCAACGGCTGAAGACCATCACTTTCGAGGAAATGCTGGAGATGGCCAGCCTCGGATCCAAGGTGTTGCAGCTCCGTTCGGTTGAATTCGCCGGTAAGTACAAGGTGCGGCTGCGCGTGCTCTCGAGCCTGACGCCGCCCGAAATCCCGATCGCGGAAGAAGCCGTTTCGGGGACGCTGATCACTTTTGAGGAAGATGCAGACATGGAACAGGCACTGGTTTCCGGTATCGCGTTCAACCGGGATGAAGCGAAAGTCACGGTCCTCGGTGTGCCCGACACACCCGGCATTGCGTATCAGATTCTCGATCCGATCGCCGAGGCGAACATCGAAGTCGATGTGATCGTGCAGAACATCGGCAGGGACGGGTTGACCGACTTCTCTTTCACGACCCATCGCAACGACCTGAAGAAGACGCTGGACATTCTAAAAAAGGTGTGCCAGCACATCGGCGCACGCGAAGTCATCGGCGACGACAGGATCTGCAAGGTCGGGCTCGTGGGCGTGGGCATGCGTTCGCATGTCGGGGTGGCCAGCAAGATGTTCCGCGCGCTGGCGGAGGAGGGCATCAACATCCAGATGATCTCCACCTCGGAAATCAAGATCACCGTCGTGATCGACGAAAAGTACATGGAACTGGCGGTGAAGGTGCTGCACAAGACCTTCGACCTGGAACAGCCGAGGTGAAGCTGTGACGTGTTGATTTCCACGCTGAGCTGACCCGTATTTTTGTCGGCAAGTCACCTACATTAGAGGCCCCCCAATCGCTTGGCTACACATCGGAGTACGCATGCTTGAGTGGGCCTGTCAGAAATGAATAACAGGGTCAACTGATTATATTTTGATCTGAGTCAATAGCGCGCCGCGGCACTCTGGAACAATTTCTGGGTCGCCATGCCGGGCTACTATCGAGACATCCTGGTGGGCCTATGTTCCCCTGCGCGCGACGCCCGTGTTCCACGAGGACCCTGAAATGGCCAATCCGATCGCTGCATGGCACGCCGAGCACGTTTATTTCAAACAGCTTCTGAACCTGCTGCACAAGCAGGTCGATATGTTCCACACCGGAAAGCAGCCGAACTACAAGCTGATGATCGACATCATCTCGTACCTGAGGGACTATACGGACCGGTTTCATCATCCCCGCGAAGACGTCGCGTTCGCCCGCCTGGCGAAGCGCCGCCCTGACATAGATTTGGTGCTCGCCCGTCTCGTTCAGGAACACCGCGTCATCGCGCACGCAGGGGAGATGCTTCTCAAACTGCTGAACGAGATTCTCGGCGGCGCCATCGTGCAGCGCGCCGAGGTCGAAGTCGCCGCCGCCACCTATCTCGTGTACTACGGCAACCATATTGCCAAGGAGGAGGAGGACATCCTCAGCCGCGCGGCACAGGCTCTCACGCCGGAGGATTGGGAGGCAGTGAGGAGCGCGGTGCCGGCAGGCCGCGATCCCCTGTTCGGAGACCGCCCCGAAGCGCGCTACAAGGAATTGCGCCGGCAGATCGCGCGCGAAGCGAAGTCCGGGGACTAGCGGTCCGCGACTTCGGCCAGCCGCGCGTCGTGTGTGGCAATCGTGTCGCCGCGGCGCGGTTCCAGCGTCCAGTATCGGCTGTATTGCTTGGCAACAATAATAGGTTCACCGGGCAAAGCGCCACGGAAAAGAGACAAGGTCGGCACTCCGCCTTTGATCAAGTGCCGATCGTGCGTTATGGGTCGCTGGATAACTGCCATCGTCGGTTTCCGCCCAGCGCAAACAACGCGATATGCGCGATAGCGAACATCCCGAAC is drawn from Betaproteobacteria bacterium and contains these coding sequences:
- the glpK gene encoding glycerol kinase GlpK, giving the protein MSYILALDQGTTSSRALVFDHAGNVRGSAQKEFRQIYPNAGWIEHDPREILASQTGVAAEALIHAGLSARDVAAIGITNQRETTVVWDRATGAPVYNAIVWQDRRTAAHCDQLKAAGSEPLFTRKTGLVLDAYFSGTKLHWILANVPGAREKARAGRLAFGTIDTWLIWHLSGGRSHTTDASNASRTLLYNLHEGCWDEELLDILDIPRSLLPEVGPSSGAIAETAGDLFAAHIPITGVAGDQQAALFGQCCFTPGMVKNTYGTGCFMLMHTGSQAKVSRNRLLTTAAWTRGRAATFALEGSVFVGGAVVQWLRDGLGLFRSSAEVEPLAASVPDSDGVYFVPAFTGLGAPHWDPYARGTLLGLTRGTTRAHVARAALEGIAYQVADVLTAMQADAAIPVTELRVDGGAAANNLLMQFQADLLGVPVVRPRQLESTAQGAAYLAGLAVGYWQDEAEIRALWKVDRVFEPSIDEGLRGELLASWQRALGRAKGWVER
- a CDS encoding aspartate kinase produces the protein MPLIVQKYGGTSVGSTERIKNVAKRVAKWKTAGYDVVVVVSAISGETNRLIALAREIQPHPDPRELDVVAATGEQVTAGLLAMALMELGLKARSYTGGQVRVLTDDAFNKARILEIDESNIRRDLKEGHVAVVAGFQGVDRDGNVTTLGRGGSDTSGVAFAAALKADECQIYTDVDGVYTTDPRIVPEAQRLKTITFEEMLEMASLGSKVLQLRSVEFAGKYKVRLRVLSSLTPPEIPIAEEAVSGTLITFEEDADMEQALVSGIAFNRDEAKVTVLGVPDTPGIAYQILDPIAEANIEVDVIVQNIGRDGLTDFSFTTHRNDLKKTLDILKKVCQHIGAREVIGDDRICKVGLVGVGMRSHVGVASKMFRALAEEGINIQMISTSEIKITVVIDEKYMELAVKVLHKTFDLEQPR
- a CDS encoding hemerythrin domain-containing protein; its protein translation is MANPIAAWHAEHVYFKQLLNLLHKQVDMFHTGKQPNYKLMIDIISYLRDYTDRFHHPREDVAFARLAKRRPDIDLVLARLVQEHRVIAHAGEMLLKLLNEILGGAIVQRAEVEVAAATYLVYYGNHIAKEEEDILSRAAQALTPEDWEAVRSAVPAGRDPLFGDRPEARYKELRRQIAREAKSGD